Genomic DNA from Desulfuromonas versatilis:
TCGAGGGAAAAGGGCGGCGCCAGGGGGTCCGCCTGGGCGATCGGCCCCACCTCGAGGGGAACCCCGTCGGTGTTGGCGAGGGTCACCGTCTCCACCCGCGAATCCCCGTCCGGCACGTGGCCGAAGGGGAGCTGACGGTCGTCGGCCGGGGCCAGAGAGTCACTGACCACCAGGTTGGGGGTGGTGGCGACCACCAACGCCTGGTGAGCGGCCAGGGCATCCACCAGGCCGTAACCGTAGGTATTGTCCGGGCCCGCGGGGTCTTGCGGGTTGAGCCCGTCGAGCGCGGTCTGCTGCAGGACCCCCTGCAAATCCGCCACGGGAAAATCGGGAAATGCCTGCAGCAGAAGCGCCATCACCCCCGCCATGTGGGGCGAGGCGAAGGAGGTGCCGCTGGCCCTCACCATGTCGGCCTGGGCAACCCCGTCGATTACCAACGGCAGCCCGGTGGTCAGGATCTGCTCGCCCGGGGCGACGATTTCCGGGAAAATGGTCCCGTCACAGGCGGATGGGCCGCGTGCGCTCTGGGACACGATGTCGATGGGGGAGGCAAAGAAGGTGTCGACCATTCCCACCCCGAACGCCTCGGGGTAGTTGGCCGGACTGACACTGGTCGCAGGGTTGGGGCCGGTGTTGCCGGCGGCAAAGACCACCGCGATCCCGGCGGCCTGCAGGGCCTGGATGTCCGGGTGGAAGTCGGCGTTCAGATCGGGGTCGGGATGGGCCTGGTCGATGCACGAGCCGGCTTCCATTTCGAACCCCCAGGAATTGTTGACTACATCCGGGGCATCGTCGGTGGCCGGGTTGCCGTCCGGGTCGAGAAACCATTGAAACCCCAGGTGGATGGCGCTGAGCGGGGCGTTCCCGGCGTCGTTGAAGGCCTTCACCGCGATCCACTGGGCCTCGGGAGCCACCCCGAAGGCCACGCCGTTGTGCTGGCCGCCCACGACCACCCCTGTTACCGCGGTACCGTGGCCGGCAACATCGGCGGGAGAGTTCGGGTGCTGGCCGTGGGGATCGTACCAGCTGTTGGTGCCGCCCCGCCACTTGGCGGCCAGATAAGGATGGCGCACATCCACCCCGGTGTCCATGATCCCCACCACCATGCCCTGGCCGGCAATCCCCAGATCCCAGAGAGCGGGGGCGTTGATCGCGGCCAGGTTGTCCTCGACTCCGCCAAGGGCCTGCGGGGCCAAGGTGGGCGCGGGGATCTGCGCATCCAGCGTGACACTCGCCACCCCGGGCCAGGCGGCCAGGGCGGCGATCTCCTCGGGGGTGGCCCGCAGGGCAAGGCCGTTGATCGCCCAGAGGTCCTTGATCCCCTGCTTCCTGAGCCCCTTCAGATAGGCCCGCAGGGCTTTCTGCGAGTTTTTCGCCTTGTCCTTCAGGACCGTCACTACACCGGAGCGCCGATCTTTTTTGCCGAGGGTCTTGAATGCCCTGAGATCGGCCTTGTCGGACAAGGTGACAATGACGGGAATCTGCTCCCCCGGGGAGGCGAACTCCATGGCATTCTGGAGATCGGAACTGGTGACGCCGGCGAGAAGGGGTGTAGAGAAGAGCAGTACCAGGAATATCGCGATAAAGGACAGCCTGAAGCCGTTGGCGGTATGATGCATCCCCCCCCCTTTGATTGCCCAGCCTGAGTGCCGCCACCCGAGTCGAAAAATGACCCAAAAGCGCCGGCCCAAGGTATGGGTCAGGATTGAACCTGGTACCTACTCTACCACAAGATCCCTGATCTGGTGATCCCCTACCACAATTGTCACCTTGTCGCCCCGCTTGACGTACTTGCCCGGGTTGGCGAAGAAAATAAAGTAGGACTTGCCGGCGACCGGCTTGTTCGTGGTCTGGCGCAGCGGGCCAACCTTGCCGGCATTGGGCACCAGGAATTTAGCGCCCGAATTTTGATGGATGAGGTAGGGGATATCCTTGCGACTGAAGAGGATTTCCGCCTTTATCGGGTCGATGGCCCGCCAACGGAAGTCGAGCATGTTCCCCGCCGCGGTCCAGCGCATGCCGATGACCTCAAGGCCGAGGTCCTCCTCCACCCTGATCCCTTCATTTTTCGCGCCCAGAGAAGCATCCGTCGATTCGGTCAAGGCATCCTTGTTTCCTGCACATCCGACCAGCAAACTCAACAACAAGACCCCGTAAATCAAAATCCTCATGCATCCTCCTGCTTTAGTTCATCAACAAGGGCTCTCCCGCCCCGGTTACAGACGCGTTTCATTTTAACGGCTATGGGAGGGAATTCAAACCGCCAATGAGTCATCCCCTAAAAGCTGGAAAGGTAGGGTTTGCCTACCGGTGATTACGGGAATCACCCCATAGTATGAGATTTCGAAACTGTTAACATAAAACAACATTTTCTCCCGCCAATTCGCATTAATCGAGCAAATGCATCCCAGAAAGATATTATCTGCCAACCAATGGAGGGACCTATGCACTTGAAGACAGTCTGGAAAAAAAGTCATGCGTTATTTTGGTCAATCCTGCTGCTCCTGCTCCTGACCGGGACAGGCCCGGCCTTCGCGGCCTTGAAGGATTTCGGGCCCATTAACCCTGACAACGGCTATCCGGTCTGGTACCGGGATTTCAGCAGCAACGTCTCGGCCGCGGAGATAAACTTCTTCCAGGGGCTGCCGTTACAGCTGTGTGACTCCAAGGCTCTCTCCCCCTCGCCTGCCGGCGGCTTCATGTGCAACCTGCTTCCGGAAGACAGCGATCCGGCTGCCGGGGTCCCCGGTTTTGTCCCCGAAAACCCCACAGTATTCCCCGCAGACCCCTTCGCGGACCCACCAGTTGGCAACTTCCCCGGTGAATCCTTCTGGTGGTCTGCGGATGCCCTTTTCACCAGCGGCGGCATCGATGCCTCGCTTACCCTCGGGCTCGAAGCGGCCTTTGCCGGCACCCCGCTGGTCAACGGAACCCAGATCAGCTTCGGCCGGGTAAGGATTCGCATCGACACCCCCATTGCCGGGGATTATCGGGTAACCCATCCCTACGGCGTGCAGGTCTTCCGAAATGTCCCTGCAGGCACCAGGACCATTAACTTTACCGATGATATTGGCATCGGTGGCCAGGGCGATTTCAGCGGGGCCTTGGCCAGCGCCATCGGTCCGTTCCTGAGGTGGGACACCGAGTTCCCGGTGGTCGTGGGCCTGCCGCCCAACGAAGAATACTTCGTTGGCGATCCCAACGTCGAACATACCGTCACCGGCAGCCCTTTCGGAACCAACTTCTTCAGGGTCGAGCGCATCGACCCCGGCAATAACGATGCGGTCCTGCAGGCGGAGCAGACCGACCTGTTCAGCATCACGGGCAAGATTTACACCACCCCCATTTCCTCAGCATTGAAGGTGGAACGCGCCAGCTACTCGCGCGACAATACCCAGGCCCTGATTGCCGTATTCGCCTCGGCCAGCGTGGATTCTAATGTCCCCGGAACCCCCTCTTCCCTGGAAGTCTCGGGCGCCAATCTGCCCACCACGACCATGACGACCGACGGGGCAGGAAACTTTTTTTCCCACCTGCTTACCCCACCCAACTCACTGCCCGGCACGCTTTTCGTCACCAACACCTCCGACAATCCGCCAACCGTTGTAGAGGTATCCCTTGTCGACGAAGTGGCCATTACCGAGGCCAGCTACGACCCCACCACCGAAGCCCTTACCGTTAAAGCGACATCGAGCGACCAGCTTGTCCTTCCTATGCTTACCACAAGCTTTGGAGATCTTACCGGAGGCCAAGCTTCATTTACCAACGTGCTCGCCCCCCCGGCCAAGGTCACAGTAAGTTCTTCGGCTGGTGGGGACGATTCGGAGATGGTGACGGTCAGCATTATCCCCCCCGAAATATTGGCCGTTGTCAGCCCGAATGGGAATGAAACCTTAACTGGAGGGGATGTGTTCCAGGTACAATGGTCTTCCCATGCTGGAGCCACCCGATATCTGGTGCGTTACTCAATCAACGGCGGGGCGAGTTGGCTTCCGATAGCAAACGTTGAAGGGACCAGTTTTGATTGGACGGTTCCATCGGCCGACTCGGCCAACTGCCTGATCCGGGTAACCGCCTACGATGCCGGTGGTGCGTGGCTGGCTAACGATGTATCGGATAACCCGTTCACCATTGCGCCGGGAACACCCCCCTCCGTGCTGGCGGTTGTCTCACCGAACGGCAACGAAGCCCTTACTTCAGGGGCCACACATCTTATCCAATGGTCCGCCCCGGCAGGTGCCGCAAGTTACCTTTTGCGCTACTCGGTCAACGGAGGAGCGAACTGGCTCCCCATCGTCAGCACAACGGGAACCAGTTACCTTTGGACCGTGCCTGCCGCGAATTCGTCGAACTGCCTGCTAAGGATCACCGCCTATGATGCTGGGGGTTCCTGGCTTGCCAACGATGTTTCCAATGCTCCTTTTGGCATCACACCATAATTGTCCGGCATGCGGAAAATAGAGGTGGGGCCCCTCGCAAGGGGCTAACTCTACTGGCAAATCGAGCTCCCCTCCGGCACCGCTGGAGGGGAGTATTTTTTTCTGGGAGCCACCCCGTGTTGCGTCCTAAAGATCTTAATTCGGCAGGGGGCAGGCTTTATGTCCATAGGGTGGAAAAAATTGGACCATGGGAGGATTATTGACAATTCCAAAACCAAGGGGATGAAAGGCGTTGATGAAATATTTGCTTTCACTTAACCCCGATCCCGGTTTTTACAGGGTGCCCGGAGAAACCTAAGGCATCCCGATCTCCATCAAACCTCCATGCGGAGAGCAGTATAGAAAAAAATGCTCCCTAGATTGGACATGGGGTGATTTTTATGTAAAAAATGTTGTTTGCGTGCATATCACGCTTCGCCCAGAATCCCGGTAGCGATTACCAATTTATCAGGTCTCGCTTAAGGCAATTAATAAAACAGGCCATCCTGTCGATCCAGAAGAATCTGAAATTACTCGGCGTCTCCTCTACATGCAAGTCTTGCAGGCATTGGTCTCCCAGGACCGGGTCCATTTTGTGAAAAAAGGCTTTGCCCCTTGAGAAAAAAAATCCTTTCCGTATTCGGCACCCGCCCGGAAGCCATAAAGATGGCTCCAATCGTCAAGGCCCTGGCAGCGAATTCCGATTGTTTCCAAAGCAGAGTATGTGTTACTGCCCAACATCGGCAGATGCTCGACCAGGTGCTCAACCTGTTCGAGATTCGTCCCGAGTACGACCTGGATATCATGAAACCCGGGCAAAGTCTCACCGAGATCACTTGCCGTGTCCTGCAGGGACTTACGCCAGTCCTCGAGGACTTCAAGCCTGATGTCGTGCTGGTCCATGGGGACACCACCACAACCATGGCAGGGAGTTTGGCAGCGTTTTACCGAAAAATACCTGTCGGCCATGTCGAGGCGGGCCTGCGCACGGGAAATATCTATTCCCCTTGGCCCGAAGAAATGAACCGGCGCCTGGCCGGCGCAATTACCAGATACCATTTTGCCCCAACTGCGCGTGCCCGCCAGAACCTCCTGGACGAAGGGGTCGCCAGTCAGTCCATCATGGTCACCGGCAACACGGTGATCGACGCCCTGCTCGACGCTGTCCGAATGGTGCAAAGCAACAACTACCTGCAGCGACAAATGGATGAGCGTTTTGCATTTCTCGATTCAACCAAACGCATGGTACTGGTCACCGGCCACCGCAGGGAAAACTTCGGTGAAGGTTTCGAGCAGATCTGCAGTGCTCTCAAAGAGATCGCGAAAAAGCACGATGACGTGGAGATCCTTTACCCGGTTCACATGAACCCCCAGGTTCAGGGGCCAGTAAAACGCATTCTGGGTAAGGTTCCCAGGGTTCACCTGATTGAACCTCAGGGATATCTGCCGTTTGTCTACCTGATGAATCGATCCCACCTGATCATCACCGATTCCGGCGGTGTCCAGGAGGAGGCTCCCTCCCTGGGCAAACCGGTGCTCGTAATGCGCGAGACAACTGAACGACCGGAGGCCGTCTCAGCGGGAACAGTGAAACTGGTGGGCACGACGGCTGAAAGAATCCGTACAGAAGCATCCTTGCTTCTGGGAGACATCCACGCATACCAGGCCATGTCGCTAGCCCACAACCCCTATGGCGATGGAAAGGCGGCGGCTCGCATAGTCAATGCACTTAAACAAGCTTAGTTGCTGAAAATTGGCCCGCGCCCCGACTGAATCAGCCTTGTTGCCCATTGGAACAGGTCTGCCATGAGGGTTTCCCCAGATCCAAACCGTCTGCATAACATTTTGAAATTGATGAAACCAGGGCATCCATGAAACCAGCAGCAAAAAAAATCGTCGTTATGGGCTTAGGGTATATCGGTTTGCCAACAGCCTCGGTTCTGGCAACCAAGGGCTACCAGGTTCTTGGCGTCGACATAAAAAGAAACGCTGTCGACACAATCAATGAGGGGAAGATTCACATCGTCGAACCAGACCTCGACCTACTGGTCAAATCTGCGGTAAACAGCGGTAATCTCAGGGCATCGCTTGAGCCCGAGGAGGCTGACGTCTTCATCCTCGCTGTCCCCACCCCCTTCAAGAAGCAGGATGGCGAAGACACCAGGGTCCCGGATATCAGTTACGTCGAGGCCGCCACCCGGAAAATTTGTCCCGTTCTAAAAGGGGGGGACCTGGTTATCCTCGAGTCCACCTCGCCTGTTGGAACTACGAAACGGATCGCGGAAATTATCAAGGAGCTTCGCCCTGAATTGTTCGACTCCCCCCTGCCCCCCCCACACGACTCGCCAGTTCATGTGGCCCACTGCCCGGAACGCGTCCTACCTGGCCACATCCTTCGCGAACTGGTGGATAACGACCGGGTCATTGGGGGGATCGACATAACCTCAGCTGAAAAAGCTCGAGATCTCTACAAAACCTTCTGCAATGGGCAGATATTCCTGACTACCAGTTGCACAGCTGAAATGACCAAGTTGGTGGAAAACTCCTACCGCGATGTCAATATCGCCTTCGCCAATGAGCTTTCCCTTATCTGCGACAAGCTGGGGGTAAATGTCTGGGAGCTTATCGAGCTCGCCAACAAGCACCCAAGGGTGAATATCCTGAGACCGGGACCTGGAGTTGGAGGGCACTGCATTGCCGTCGATCCCTGGTTCATTGTCGACGCCGCCCCTGACCAGGCCAGAATCATCCGTGTCGCCAGGCAAGTGAACGACACCAAGCCGCACTGGGTGATCGCGCGGGTCAAGGCCAAAGCGGCACGGTTTCGGGACCCGGTCATCGGTTGCCTTGGACTGGCTTTCAAAGCTAATATAGACGATCTCCGCGAGTCTCCCGCATTGGAAATCACCCGAGCCTTGATCGCCGACAAGGTGGGCCGGGTGATGGCTTGCGAGCCCAACAGCAACGGAGAGTTCACTGAATTTCCCCTTTACGACCTTGGCCGGGTGATTGCCGAATCGGATATTCTTGTGGTCCTTGTGGACCATGACGAGTTCAAAATGATTGATCGGGAGGGGCTAAAGGAAAAGGTTGTGATTGACACCCGAGGAATCTGGAGATAACGATAAGATAATTTCCGTTATTAAATTATCCTTTAGCCAAAGCGGGACGCTCGGAAATGGCCACCAATACTACAAATCAAATTGACGATTATTTCTCCCAGCCGGAGGTATGGGAAAACAATTACAAAAACAATGAAATTGAGGCTCAACGGATAAGGGATACGATATCGGCAATACCAGTTGACACAAAAAGCATTTTGGATGCCGGATGTGGTAATGGCCTTTTCCTGAACAGCCTATCGGAAATCGACAAAAATCGCTTTAAAAGGCTTGTTGGCATTGACTCATCTTCGGCCGCACTAGAGCAGGTCAAGGTTGAAAAGTTGCAATCCGGCTTATCGCACA
This window encodes:
- a CDS encoding phage tail protein encodes the protein MHLKTVWKKSHALFWSILLLLLLTGTGPAFAALKDFGPINPDNGYPVWYRDFSSNVSAAEINFFQGLPLQLCDSKALSPSPAGGFMCNLLPEDSDPAAGVPGFVPENPTVFPADPFADPPVGNFPGESFWWSADALFTSGGIDASLTLGLEAAFAGTPLVNGTQISFGRVRIRIDTPIAGDYRVTHPYGVQVFRNVPAGTRTINFTDDIGIGGQGDFSGALASAIGPFLRWDTEFPVVVGLPPNEEYFVGDPNVEHTVTGSPFGTNFFRVERIDPGNNDAVLQAEQTDLFSITGKIYTTPISSALKVERASYSRDNTQALIAVFASASVDSNVPGTPSSLEVSGANLPTTTMTTDGAGNFFSHLLTPPNSLPGTLFVTNTSDNPPTVVEVSLVDEVAITEASYDPTTEALTVKATSSDQLVLPMLTTSFGDLTGGQASFTNVLAPPAKVTVSSSAGGDDSEMVTVSIIPPEILAVVSPNGNETLTGGDVFQVQWSSHAGATRYLVRYSINGGASWLPIANVEGTSFDWTVPSADSANCLIRVTAYDAGGAWLANDVSDNPFTIAPGTPPSVLAVVSPNGNEALTSGATHLIQWSAPAGAASYLLRYSVNGGANWLPIVSTTGTSYLWTVPAANSSNCLLRITAYDAGGSWLANDVSNAPFGITP
- the wecC gene encoding UDP-N-acetyl-D-mannosamine dehydrogenase; the encoded protein is MKPAAKKIVVMGLGYIGLPTASVLATKGYQVLGVDIKRNAVDTINEGKIHIVEPDLDLLVKSAVNSGNLRASLEPEEADVFILAVPTPFKKQDGEDTRVPDISYVEAATRKICPVLKGGDLVILESTSPVGTTKRIAEIIKELRPELFDSPLPPPHDSPVHVAHCPERVLPGHILRELVDNDRVIGGIDITSAEKARDLYKTFCNGQIFLTTSCTAEMTKLVENSYRDVNIAFANELSLICDKLGVNVWELIELANKHPRVNILRPGPGVGGHCIAVDPWFIVDAAPDQARIIRVARQVNDTKPHWVIARVKAKAARFRDPVIGCLGLAFKANIDDLRESPALEITRALIADKVGRVMACEPNSNGEFTEFPLYDLGRVIAESDILVVLVDHDEFKMIDREGLKEKVVIDTRGIWR
- the wecB gene encoding non-hydrolyzing UDP-N-acetylglucosamine 2-epimerase; the encoded protein is MRKKILSVFGTRPEAIKMAPIVKALAANSDCFQSRVCVTAQHRQMLDQVLNLFEIRPEYDLDIMKPGQSLTEITCRVLQGLTPVLEDFKPDVVLVHGDTTTTMAGSLAAFYRKIPVGHVEAGLRTGNIYSPWPEEMNRRLAGAITRYHFAPTARARQNLLDEGVASQSIMVTGNTVIDALLDAVRMVQSNNYLQRQMDERFAFLDSTKRMVLVTGHRRENFGEGFEQICSALKEIAKKHDDVEILYPVHMNPQVQGPVKRILGKVPRVHLIEPQGYLPFVYLMNRSHLIITDSGGVQEEAPSLGKPVLVMRETTERPEAVSAGTVKLVGTTAERIRTEASLLLGDIHAYQAMSLAHNPYGDGKAAARIVNALKQA